The following proteins are co-located in the Deinococcus metallilatus genome:
- the sufC gene encoding Fe-S cluster assembly ATPase SufC, protein MTNQPHQLEIRNLHASVGDQPILKGINLVVPRGELHAIMGPNGNGKSTLAKVIVGDPEYTVTEGEILVDGQNILEMEPDERARLGVFLAFQYPVEIPGVTIANFLRLAMQARKEEGEEVSFTEFYGKLTNALKTLDWDESIVERYLNEGFSGGEKKRNEILQMLMLDPNYIIMDETDSGLDVDALKIVAKGVNSLRGPNLGGLIITHYQRLLNYIVPDKVHIIVDGRVVKSGGPELAQKLDSEGYEWVKELAVAGA, encoded by the coding sequence ATGACGAACCAACCGCACCAGCTCGAGATTCGCAACCTCCACGCCTCCGTCGGTGACCAGCCGATCCTCAAGGGCATCAACCTCGTCGTCCCGCGCGGCGAACTGCACGCGATCATGGGGCCGAACGGCAACGGCAAGAGCACCCTCGCCAAGGTGATTGTGGGTGACCCCGAGTACACCGTGACGGAAGGCGAGATTCTGGTGGACGGCCAGAACATCTTGGAGATGGAACCCGACGAACGCGCCCGCCTCGGCGTCTTCCTGGCCTTCCAGTACCCGGTCGAGATTCCCGGCGTGACCATCGCCAACTTCCTGCGCCTCGCCATGCAGGCCCGCAAGGAAGAGGGCGAGGAAGTCAGCTTCACCGAGTTCTACGGCAAACTGACGAACGCGCTCAAGACCCTGGACTGGGACGAGAGCATCGTCGAGCGTTACCTCAACGAGGGCTTCAGCGGCGGCGAGAAGAAGCGCAACGAGATCCTCCAGATGCTGATGCTGGACCCCAACTACATCATCATGGACGAGACGGATTCCGGCCTCGACGTGGACGCGCTGAAGATCGTCGCCAAGGGCGTGAACAGCCTGCGCGGCCCGAATCTCGGCGGCCTGATCATCACCCACTACCAGCGCCTGCTGAACTACATCGTGCCCGACAAGGTCCACATCATCGTGGACGGGCGCGTGGTCAAGAGCGGCGGCCCCGAGCTGGCGCAGAAGCTCGACAGCGAGGGCTACGAGTGGGTGAAGGAGCTGGCGGTGGCCGGAGCGTAA